The following are from one region of the Ignavibacteriota bacterium genome:
- the recO gene encoding DNA repair protein RecO: MSEILKTEAVVLSKMNYGDSSSIVSMFTEDYGKISLIVKGARSPKSKYGKIVDPLNYISIVFYKKESREIQLLSQADLIEYYHKIKSDIEKIKYALAVIELVKYMLADSEINKKIFRGTVRILSRMDAGEENPEISFGRFFYFMLKEAGYEIQLNSCAICGKTEFKGNLYYNFDKGLICGECKRTVVEIYDINSELLTYLKCLKYNESVDSFSNSVRHKAITFMERHLKYHLSDFKGLSSINLFNER, from the coding sequence ATGAGCGAAATCCTTAAAACTGAAGCTGTAGTTTTAAGTAAGATGAACTATGGCGACTCAAGCAGTATTGTTTCAATGTTTACTGAAGATTACGGTAAAATAAGTTTGATAGTTAAAGGAGCGAGATCTCCAAAATCAAAGTACGGGAAAATTGTTGACCCGTTAAACTACATCTCGATTGTTTTCTACAAAAAAGAATCAAGAGAAATTCAATTATTATCACAGGCAGATTTGATTGAATATTATCATAAAATCAAAAGTGATATTGAAAAAATCAAATATGCGCTCGCAGTAATCGAACTTGTAAAATATATGCTTGCTGATTCTGAGATAAACAAGAAAATTTTCAGAGGTACAGTCAGAATTCTCTCCCGAATGGACGCAGGCGAAGAAAATCCTGAAATCAGTTTTGGTAGATTCTTTTATTTTATGCTTAAAGAAGCAGGCTACGAAATCCAGTTAAATTCCTGTGCTATCTGTGGTAAAACTGAGTTTAAGGGAAATTTGTATTACAATTTTGATAAAGGATTGATATGCGGTGAATGCAAAAGAACAGTGGTTGAAATTTATGATATAAATTCGGAACTTTTGACATATCTGAAATGTCTAAAGTACAATGAATCTGTAGATAGTTTCAGTAATTCAGTCAGACATAAAGCTATAACTTTTATGGAAAGACATCTGAAATATCATTTATCGGATTTCAAAGGATTAAGTTCAATAAATTTGTTTAACGAGAGGTAG